TTCTAGGTATTTTGTGCTCAGAATTCAAGATGACAATGGTGAGACCCAATTAATTCCTCGCCAATTGTGACTAgaattctttatttttatttaggCAGAGCGGCATTTATTGGCATTGGATTCGGGGATAGATCAGATTCTTTCGACTTGAATGTTGCTCTACAAGACCATTTCAAATGGCTTAAAAAAGAGAAACAAATAAGTGAAGAACCATCTGGTCCAGCTCTTGATTTAGGTTTCAAAGAAGGAGAAACCATCAAGATCAACATGAAAATTAGTGTAAGGGCATTATCTATTTCTCTTTGAGTGTTAAAGAGCTTCAACCCATATTTTATAATAtggtatttgttttttttttttaaagaaaaaagatgGTAATGAGGGATCATCAAGAACCAAACAACGACCTACTGGTGGAACTACTGGTTTCTTACCTCCACCACCAGGAGGCACTAGATTACCAGCTCCACCAGGTAGTTCACCAGCAGGATCCCCTGCACATGCCGTAAAAACTCCTACAGGAGGTAATGACTGGGGTGATTTCGCTTCAGCACAAGCAAAGTAAGCCTTAACATtgtttgaattgaattatacgGTCTATTGACTTAATTATAGAATCATCAATGgtgttttaatttcagttctTCTTTGACAAATCAACCTTCTCCCTCGAACAGTAACTGGGTACAGTTTTAAGGCATTTATATGTACAATATAATTTAATTCAAAAGTGTGCATGTTAAATAGCAATAGGAAGAATATATCATGAAGAATTCAGGGcttttgaaactaaaattttggAAGATCGTTAGGATTATTGTATGTGGAATaattgtttcgaataatttactTAAATCATACAGAATTTTGATGGAATTTGTACATTGAGGAGTCTGTAAAATATCAATGTATTTATTGTATATTGTTGAGATCAAAACTGTAGCATAGTAATTGAGAACTCATAGCTAGGTTTTGAATTGATAGTTAATTTCATATAAGATTGATAATCGCATTAAAATTATCTATCCTTATCTATAATGTTGATCTTGATTTTTTATCATATATATTTCTATATCTGTTATTATCCATTAATTATGGATGTTTTACTAGAAAACTATCTCTAtgtgtaaataataatattgggTAAAGTTACTTTAATAAAGCACTTTTTGTTTGGACAtg
Above is a window of Coccinella septempunctata chromosome 5, icCocSept1.1, whole genome shotgun sequence DNA encoding:
- the LOC123313233 gene encoding NECAP-like protein CG9132; this encodes MDSYESVILVKPEVFVFNIPPRASNRSYRAADWNLAEPSWTGRMRLVSQADQCAIKLEDKNTGELFAKCPIENYPGVAIEAVSDSSRYFVLRIQDDNGRAAFIGIGFGDRSDSFDLNVALQDHFKWLKKEKQISEEPSGPALDLGFKEGETIKINMKISKKDGNEGSSRTKQRPTGGTTGFLPPPPGGTRLPAPPGSSPAGSPAHAVKTPTGGNDWGDFASAQANSSLTNQPSPSNSNWVQF